In the Olleya sp. Hel_I_94 genome, one interval contains:
- a CDS encoding glutamine synthetase beta-grasp domain-containing protein, translating into MKKSKLEYIWLDGYFPTQNMRSKTKVENDFSGKLEDCPIWSFDGSSTKQASGGASDCLLKPVAIYPDPARRDGYLVMTEVLNADGTPHVSNGRATIEDEDEDFWFGFEQEYFIMDNKTQLPLGFPIGGYPAPQGMYYCSVGGRHTHGRDLVEEHADLCIDAGLNFEGINQEVASGQWEFQLFAKGAKKAGDEIWIARYLLDRLTEQYGYYIEYHPKPLGKDMDWNGSGMHANFSNTVLRTCGSQETYEKICEAFRPVVKEHIAVYGEFNDQRLTGDHETASIHDFSYGVSDRGASIRIPIITVEKGWKGWLEDRRPASNGDPYKIAGRIIKTVKSANIS; encoded by the coding sequence ATGAAAAAATCTAAATTAGAATACATCTGGTTAGATGGATACTTTCCAACACAAAACATGAGAAGTAAAACTAAAGTTGAAAATGACTTTAGTGGAAAATTAGAAGACTGCCCAATTTGGTCTTTTGATGGTTCATCTACTAAACAGGCTTCAGGAGGCGCTTCTGATTGTCTTTTAAAACCTGTCGCAATTTACCCAGATCCTGCAAGAAGAGATGGTTATTTAGTAATGACAGAAGTTTTAAATGCAGATGGCACACCACATGTATCTAATGGTAGAGCCACTATTGAAGATGAAGATGAAGATTTCTGGTTTGGTTTTGAGCAAGAATATTTTATAATGGATAACAAAACACAATTACCTTTAGGTTTCCCTATTGGTGGTTATCCTGCACCACAAGGTATGTATTACTGCTCTGTTGGCGGAAGACATACACATGGTAGAGATTTAGTTGAAGAGCATGCAGACTTATGTATCGATGCTGGCCTAAACTTTGAAGGAATTAACCAAGAGGTTGCTTCTGGACAATGGGAATTTCAATTATTTGCTAAAGGTGCTAAAAAAGCAGGAGACGAAATCTGGATTGCAAGATATTTGCTTGACAGATTAACTGAACAATATGGTTATTATATTGAATACCATCCAAAACCATTAGGTAAAGATATGGATTGGAATGGTTCTGGTATGCACGCTAACTTCTCTAACACTGTTTTAAGAACATGTGGTAGCCAAGAAACTTACGAGAAAATTTGCGAAGCATTTAGACCAGTAGTTAAAGAGCACATTGCGGTTTACGGAGAGTTTAACGATCAACGTTTAACTGGAGATCACGAAACAGCATCAATCCATGACTTTAGTTATGGTGTGTCTGATAGAGGTGCATCTATACGTATTCCAATTATCACTGTAGAGAAAGGATGGAAAGGTTGGTTAGAAGACCGTCGTCCAGCATCAAATGGTGATCCATACAAAATAGCAGGTCGTATTATTAAAACTGTAAAATCTGCTAATATTAGTTAA
- a CDS encoding calcium/sodium antiporter, producing MSVVYLILGFVLLVVGGEFLVRSSVALSFKLNISKIVIGMTVVSFATSAPELLVSLQAALSGSPAIAINNVVGSNIANIGLVLGITAIVGAIAIDKSFYKLTWPVMMLFSMALYYFLWNDNQLVAMEGLVLFVGLIVFIVYLIKTQKSTDDLEEVDDALAVVSNFKIGIWLFIGAAALYFGSEWLVKGATQIATSLGVSEAVIGVTMIAIGTSVPELAASVIAAAKKEKAISLGNLIGSNIFNIGSVLGLTSMIKTIPVTESLILSRDIFWMLIFAALVLVLGLLPKQHEIGKIKGFGLVLIYAVFIILVFRG from the coding sequence ATGAGTGTAGTATATCTTATTTTAGGTTTTGTATTATTAGTAGTGGGAGGAGAGTTTTTGGTGCGATCATCTGTAGCCTTGTCCTTTAAGCTTAATATTTCTAAAATTGTTATTGGTATGACAGTTGTGTCCTTTGCGACATCTGCGCCAGAATTGTTGGTTAGTTTGCAAGCAGCTTTAAGTGGGTCGCCTGCAATAGCAATTAATAATGTGGTGGGTTCTAATATAGCAAACATAGGTTTAGTGCTTGGTATAACAGCAATTGTAGGTGCAATCGCAATAGATAAGTCTTTTTATAAATTGACTTGGCCAGTTATGATGTTGTTTTCTATGGCGTTATATTATTTTTTATGGAATGATAACCAATTAGTTGCTATGGAAGGTTTAGTGCTTTTTGTTGGATTAATTGTTTTTATAGTCTATTTGATTAAAACACAAAAATCTACGGATGATTTAGAGGAAGTGGATGATGCCTTAGCTGTGGTGTCTAACTTTAAAATTGGTATCTGGTTATTTATTGGTGCAGCAGCTTTGTATTTTGGTAGTGAATGGCTAGTTAAAGGTGCTACTCAAATAGCTACAAGCTTAGGTGTTAGTGAAGCGGTAATTGGTGTAACTATGATTGCAATTGGTACAAGCGTGCCTGAGTTGGCAGCATCGGTTATTGCAGCAGCTAAAAAGGAAAAAGCAATCTCTTTAGGGAATTTGATTGGATCAAATATCTTTAATATTGGGTCTGTGTTGGGTTTAACATCTATGATAAAGACAATTCCTGTAACAGAATCTTTAATTTTATCCAGAGATATATTTTGGATGTTAATTTTTGCAGCTTTAGTTTTAGTGCTAGGATTGTTGCCTAAGCAGCATGAAATTGGTAAAATTAAAGGTTTTGGCTTAGTATTGATTTATGCAGTTTTTATAATATTAGTTTTTAGAGGGTAA
- a CDS encoding BlaI/MecI/CopY family transcriptional regulator produces the protein MQKLTNKEEEIMHILWKLEKAFVKDVMSEIKDDKPHYNTLSTMVRNLEEKGYVSYEAFGKTHRYYPIISKEAYRNKFMNTAIDNYFNSSYKNVVSFFAKEEKISVEELKEIIRLIENQD, from the coding sequence ATGCAAAAGTTAACCAATAAAGAAGAAGAAATAATGCACATATTATGGAAGCTTGAAAAAGCTTTTGTAAAAGATGTCATGTCAGAAATAAAGGACGACAAACCACACTACAACACTCTATCCACTATGGTTAGAAATCTGGAAGAAAAAGGCTATGTAAGTTACGAAGCATTTGGAAAAACACATCGCTACTATCCTATAATTTCTAAAGAAGCCTATCGTAATAAATTCATGAATACAGCAATAGACAATTACTTTAATAGCTCTTATAAAAATGTAGTGTCTTTTTTTGCTAAAGAAGAAAAAATTAGCGTTGAAGAATTGAAAGAAATTATTCGTTTAATAGAAAACCAAGATTAA
- a CDS encoding M56 family metallopeptidase, whose product MDYYIKGTAIIILFYSCYKLFLQRDTFFQANRWFLLVGLFAATILPVIVIPIYIHYTPTQINLQNNLQNNLQFTSLQSTTATNFDIWSLVPVLYIIGFLFILAKVLLQFLSLYKLFKNKMQIKEGPFIFIQTKTPTAPFSFFNRIVINSNQFTKTELEYIITHEKIHASQYHSIDIILIQLASIVFWFNPFIWWYKKEIQQNLEYIADHQTQQKIKCPKSYQTVLLKANLNQNQLAFTTNFYQSLIKKRIIMLQKSKSKNSNLLKLTIVLPFLALFLMSFNTKKVYIANAEIQQNPTINETFIITYKSTDQQLENIKNKLEDQLDGIKIKFSDIKRNQNNEIIALTIATKNINQIDFTKHITFNKLDSTPINNTTLQIVNNQLLVSDDKNGSVVAISKNWTTTSTTTPLITEQVSNKTNTIHTQDNGDNIKLIIENTNQESNISSYKFQATNNGEEKSKLVIEEQSNTPLLVIDGQLTNKTISSLKTEEIAKMSILNEKTAITKYGSKGNNGAIEITTNSKTTEQNSKWIIGEKVETTSLFYINEEDASKNKSTLHVDKNTPDLVLNQHKAFLTSQKIDIQFSTIKRNSKDEIIKIKISTKDKKGNKTKTTYQSNKGISPIEINLDGTGELEINSK is encoded by the coding sequence ATGGATTATTATATAAAAGGGACTGCCATAATAATACTTTTTTACAGCTGTTATAAATTGTTTTTACAACGCGACACTTTTTTTCAAGCCAACCGTTGGTTTTTACTAGTAGGTCTATTTGCAGCAACAATACTACCTGTTATAGTGATACCTATTTACATACACTATACACCTACACAAATAAACCTTCAAAACAACCTTCAAAACAACCTTCAATTTACTTCGTTACAATCGACTACAGCAACAAATTTTGATATTTGGTCACTAGTTCCTGTTTTATACATCATAGGATTTCTTTTTATCTTAGCAAAGGTGTTACTTCAATTTTTATCATTATACAAACTGTTTAAAAACAAAATGCAGATCAAAGAAGGTCCTTTTATATTTATTCAAACTAAAACACCAACAGCACCTTTTTCTTTTTTTAATCGCATTGTTATTAATAGCAATCAATTTACCAAAACAGAGCTTGAATATATAATCACCCACGAGAAAATTCATGCTTCGCAATATCACTCTATTGATATTATACTAATACAATTAGCCTCTATCGTGTTCTGGTTTAATCCGTTTATTTGGTGGTATAAAAAAGAAATTCAACAAAATCTAGAATACATTGCAGACCACCAAACACAACAAAAGATAAAGTGTCCAAAAAGCTATCAAACAGTTTTGTTAAAAGCCAACTTAAATCAAAATCAATTAGCTTTTACTACTAATTTTTATCAATCATTAATCAAAAAACGAATTATTATGCTACAAAAATCAAAATCAAAAAACAGTAATTTATTAAAACTCACTATCGTGTTACCTTTTTTAGCGTTATTTCTAATGAGTTTTAATACAAAAAAAGTATATATCGCTAATGCGGAAATACAACAAAATCCAACTATTAACGAAACATTTATAATCACCTACAAGTCTACTGACCAACAGCTTGAAAATATTAAAAATAAGTTAGAAGACCAGTTAGACGGAATAAAAATTAAATTTTCAGACATTAAAAGAAACCAAAATAATGAGATCATAGCTTTAACAATAGCCACAAAAAATATAAATCAAATAGATTTTACAAAACATATCACTTTTAATAAATTAGACAGTACACCCATAAATAACACTACTTTACAAATTGTAAATAACCAGCTATTAGTAAGTGATGACAAAAATGGATCTGTAGTTGCTATATCAAAAAATTGGACCACAACATCAACAACGACTCCATTAATTACAGAACAAGTTAGCAATAAGACCAACACAATACATACCCAAGATAATGGTGACAATATTAAACTAATAATAGAAAACACAAACCAAGAAAGCAACATATCAAGCTATAAATTTCAAGCCACAAATAATGGAGAAGAAAAAAGCAAGCTTGTCATAGAAGAACAAAGTAACACACCCTTGCTTGTTATAGATGGTCAATTAACAAACAAAACTATTAGCTCTTTAAAGACAGAAGAAATAGCAAAAATGAGCATATTAAACGAAAAAACAGCCATTACAAAATATGGTTCAAAAGGAAATAATGGAGCAATAGAAATTACAACCAATAGCAAAACCACTGAACAAAATAGCAAATGGATAATTGGTGAAAAAGTTGAAACAACAAGCTTATTCTATATTAACGAAGAGGATGCTTCAAAAAACAAAAGCACATTACATGTTGATAAAAACACACCTGACTTGGTTTTAAACCAGCACAAAGCGTTTTTAACAAGTCAAAAAATAGATATCCAATTCTCAACCATAAAACGCAATAGTAAGGATGAAATTATCAAAATTAAAATCTCAACAAAAGACAAAAAAGGAAATAAAACTAAAACGACTTATCAATCTAATAAAGGAATAAGTCCTATAGAAATAAATTTAGATGGTACAGGAGAATTAGAAATAAATTCAAAATAA
- a CDS encoding endonuclease — translation MKKITLLFIILISAIGYSQSVVINELDSDTPGIDDQEFIELLSSTPNFSLDGYVVVLFNGSASGGDSSYFALDLDGYTTDVNGLLLIGSTGVSPFPQLIIPANLIQNGPDAVAVYLGDDTDFPEGTLATQTNLVDALVYDTADSDDTGLMALLGVTEQINEGSGNNTNSIQRFDDGLGNPDSVTYVSTVPTPRALNDGSGIILNGVLTSVTQTQVDEGAAFDITFTTEQNVDSDLTIDFTLNNGGFNTSDFSGSTSVVLPLGQNTISTTITLIDDVLDEGDEVLKIVISSLPTVYIALNNNLEVRVVDNDFVVAPFGTPLNPTYGIVSSTQPAGYYDSLYGLSGVALQQALQDIVAEEGVVKAQTYSDIIDILEAADQNPANSNQVWLVYSEIGRPKLDYQTTSNNTGTWNREHTFPRSLAGYNSIDLDDFRDGKDVFWNTTADSLRHGNSDGHALRAADGPENSSRGNQHYGEYNGPAGTAGSFKGDVARSVLYMQIRYNGLSVVNGYPSVSGQMGDLATLLDWHRNDPPDDFEMNRNNVVYEWQVNRNPFIDQPDLVEYIWGNQVGNTWNQSLSVADFTTKTLKLYPNPVTDKLFISGENQMYDLSIFSSEGRAVLSQTVINNSYIDLKLASGLYMVVIETEDKRITKKIIVE, via the coding sequence ATGAAAAAAATTACTTTACTTTTTATTATACTTATTTCGGCAATAGGGTACTCTCAATCTGTTGTTATAAACGAGTTAGACTCTGATACACCAGGAATTGATGATCAAGAATTTATAGAGCTGCTATCAAGTACGCCTAACTTTTCTTTAGATGGATATGTCGTTGTGCTGTTTAATGGTTCTGCATCTGGAGGAGATTCAAGTTACTTTGCCTTAGACTTAGATGGTTATACGACCGATGTTAATGGTTTATTATTAATTGGTAGTACAGGTGTTTCTCCTTTTCCTCAGTTAATTATACCAGCTAATCTTATTCAAAATGGTCCAGATGCTGTGGCTGTATATTTAGGTGATGATACTGATTTTCCGGAAGGGACTTTAGCTACACAGACTAATTTAGTGGATGCATTAGTTTATGATACTGCGGATTCTGATGATACAGGTTTAATGGCATTGCTTGGTGTGACTGAGCAGATTAATGAGGGTTCTGGAAATAATACAAATTCAATTCAGCGTTTTGATGACGGTTTGGGTAATCCAGATAGTGTAACTTATGTGTCTACAGTGCCAACACCAAGAGCATTAAATGATGGAAGCGGTATTATACTAAATGGTGTGTTAACATCTGTAACGCAAACGCAAGTTGACGAAGGAGCTGCTTTTGATATTACTTTTACTACAGAGCAAAATGTGGATTCTGATTTAACTATTGATTTTACTTTAAATAATGGAGGATTTAATACCTCTGATTTTTCAGGAAGTACATCTGTAGTTTTGCCATTAGGGCAAAATACTATTTCTACAACGATCACATTAATAGACGATGTTTTAGATGAAGGTGATGAGGTTTTAAAAATTGTGATTTCTAGTTTGCCTACGGTTTATATTGCGCTTAACAATAACTTAGAAGTGAGAGTTGTGGATAATGATTTTGTTGTTGCTCCGTTTGGAACACCTTTAAACCCAACTTATGGTATTGTGTCTAGTACTCAACCTGCTGGTTATTATGATAGTTTATATGGCTTATCTGGAGTTGCTTTACAGCAAGCTTTGCAAGACATCGTTGCAGAAGAAGGCGTGGTTAAAGCGCAAACCTATTCTGATATAATAGATATTTTAGAAGCAGCAGACCAAAATCCTGCTAATAGTAATCAGGTTTGGCTAGTATACTCTGAGATTGGTCGTCCAAAGTTAGACTATCAGACAACATCTAATAATACAGGTACTTGGAATAGAGAACATACTTTTCCAAGGTCATTAGCAGGTTACAATAGTATTGATTTAGATGACTTTAGAGACGGTAAAGATGTGTTTTGGAATACCACAGCAGATTCCCTACGTCATGGTAATAGTGATGGACACGCATTGCGTGCTGCAGATGGACCAGAAAACAGTTCTAGAGGAAATCAACACTACGGAGAATACAATGGACCTGCAGGTACAGCAGGAAGCTTTAAAGGTGATGTTGCTAGAAGTGTTTTGTATATGCAAATCCGTTATAATGGATTAAGTGTTGTAAACGGTTATCCTAGCGTATCAGGTCAAATGGGTGATTTAGCGACGCTTTTAGATTGGCATAGAAACGATCCGCCAGATGATTTTGAAATGAACAGAAACAATGTGGTTTATGAATGGCAGGTAAATAGAAACCCTTTTATTGATCAACCTGATTTGGTTGAATATATTTGGGGCAATCAAGTTGGTAACACATGGAATCAGTCTTTAAGTGTTGCTGATTTTACAACTAAAACTTTAAAACTATATCCAAATCCCGTAACAGATAAATTATTTATTTCAGGAGAAAATCAAATGTATGATTTGTCAATTTTTTCTTCGGAAGGAAGAGCTGTTTTATCACAAACGGTTATTAATAATAGCTATATTGATTTAAAACTAGCAAGCGGTTTATATATGGTTGTAATTGAAACTGAAGATAAACGTATTACAAAAAAAATAATTGTAGAATAG
- a CDS encoding SsrA-binding protein: MKKAGFKLLAKLNKLILPSYTKQKLDLSKATKIQLAIFGWKVFVTKNALN, from the coding sequence ATGAAAAAAGCAGGATTCAAGCTTTTAGCAAAGCTCAATAAGCTTATACTACCAAGTTACACGAAACAAAAATTAGACCTCAGCAAAGCCACTAAAATACAGTTGGCAATTTTTGGATGGAAGGTATTTGTTACAAAAAACGCATTAAATTAA